The following are from one region of the Populus trichocarpa isolate Nisqually-1 chromosome 8, P.trichocarpa_v4.1, whole genome shotgun sequence genome:
- the LOC7471482 gene encoding cyclin-D1-1, producing the protein MSYSDCLSDLLCGEDSSDIFSGESPECSSDLESHDFVEESSIAGFIEDERNFVPGYDYFSRFQSQSLDASAREQSVAWILKVQACYGFQPLTAYLSVNYLDRFLYSRRLPQTDGWPLQLLSVACLSLAAKMEEPLVPSLLDLQVEGAKYIFEPRTIRRMELLVLGVLDWRLRSITPFSFTGFFACKLDPAGAYTGFLISRATEIILSNIKEASFLEYRPSSIAAAAILCAANDIPNLSLVNPEHAESWCDGLSKDKIISCYRLMQDLVLDDSRRKSTKVLLPRLRVTIRARMRSSGSDSSSSSSSSSYKKRKLNNCLWVVDDDKGNSE; encoded by the exons ATGTCCTACTCTGATTGCTTATCAGACCTTCTCTGCGGCGAGGACTCCTCCGATATATTCTCCGGCGAGTCGCCGGAATGCTCGTCGGACCTTGAATCGCATGACTTTGTAGAAGAATCGTCCATTGCTGGTTTCATTGAAGATGAAAGGAACTTCGTGCCTGGTTACGATTATTTTTCTCGGTTTCAATCCCAGTCTCTCGATGCTTCCGCTCGAGAACAATCTGTTGCATGGATTCtcaag gTGCAAGCATGCTATGGATTCCAGCCATTAACGGCGTATCTCTCTGTCAATTACTTGGATCGCTTCCTGTATTCTCGCCGATTACCG CAAACCGACGGGTGGCCATTGCAGCTCTTATCTGTTGCTTGCTTATCATTGGCTGCTAAAATGGAGGAACCTCTGGTTCCTTCTCTATTGGATCTCCAG GTTGAAGGTGCCAAATATATCTTTGAACCAAGAACAATTCGGAGGATGGAACTTCTGGTTCTCGGCGTTTTAGATTGGAGGCTAAGATCTATAACGCCATTTAGTTTTACAGGTTTCTTTGCATGCAAGCTCGATCCAGCAGGAGCCTATACTGGGTTTCTGATTTCAAGGGCTACGGAAATCATTTTATCGAATATCAAAG AGGCGAGCTTTCTTGAGTATAGGCCATCCAGCATTGCTGCGGCAGCGATACTTTGTGCAGCCAATGACATTCCAAACTTGTCTCTTGTTAATCCTGAACATGCTGAATCATGGTGTGATGGGCTAAGCAAA GATAAAATAATCAGCTGCTACCGGCTAATGCAAGATCTTGTGCTTGACGATAGCCGGCGGAAATCCACAAAAGTCTTGCTACCTCGACTTCGAGTAACAATTCGGGCCAGAATGAGGTCCAGTGGCAGTGACTCGTCATCCTCTTCTTCGTCATCATcttataaaaagagaaaactaaATAACTGCTTATGGGTAGTAGATGATGACAAAGGAAATTCCGAGTGA
- the LOC7457853 gene encoding uncharacterized protein LOC7457853 → MSRMVMGLGNPVSSIHSSYCVLIPRNPNKALHTQHPVFKINHAHLSHFHYKTSATSFTSCRLHARRKESIAPPAVVSDLDDEYDGFDDDELDYDDKDEDEEEFMPFGKMKKWLETRPRGFGGSKVYDTRVEDKLLEEIEQSRLAQAANINNLKYPNPAAPNKTHHQAKNAPDVIPTGIRVHVINLPKKKNIHRDLKTAFKDVQGIINIIPAVSGNKKTKDPICKGFAFVDFKSEEDAARFVQQFSKQSIAFGKIQKQIKCEMKKSSSLSSSDDESAGSFASDISKSDGMDDSFDDPLLMNSVTEGERNADFKMDDSFLEETVSDIFESDDLDEELEDITENVESVSKSDLSSYDSSEPRMEAATDSLSPKKQHKKRASKKKIIAKGGAKKVPKLAIPGSAKRLRIKEKAVLTDVFTKYGLKTTAASAKES, encoded by the exons ATGTCGAGGATGGTGATGGGCTTGGGCAACCCAGTGTCTTCCATCCATTCTTCTTACTGTGTTTTAATCCCAAGAAATCCGAACAAAGCTCTTCACACCCAACATCCAGTCTTCAAAATCAATCACGCCCATCTTTCTCATTTCCACTATAAAACTTCTGCTACTAGTTTTACGTCTTGTCGTCTACATGCTCGACGAAAGGAAAGCATTGCTCCTCCAGCTGTCGTGAGCGATCTCGATGATGAATATGATGGTTTTGACGATGATGAGCTTGATTATGACGataaagatgaagatgaagaagagttTATGCCATTTGGGAAGATGAAGAAGTGGCTTGAGACAAGACCACGTGGGTTTGGCGGGAGCAAAGTTTATGATACTCGTGTTGAAGACAAGCTGCTTGAAGAAATTGAGCAGAGCAGACTTGCTCAGGCTGCTAATATTAATAACCTCAAATATCCTAATCCTGCTGCACCCAACAAGACTCACCATCAAGCTAAGAATG CACCCGATGTTATTCCAACTGGCATTCGTGTGCATGTCATCAACCTtccgaagaagaagaacatcCACAGAGATTTGAAAACAGCTTTTAAGGATGTTCAAggtattattaatataatcccAGCTGTTTCTGGAAACAAGAAGACAAAAGATCCTATTTGCAAGGGCTTTGCTTTTGTTGATTTCAAGTCGGAGGAGGATGCTGCTAg GTTTGTGCAACAATTTTCTAAGCAAAGTATAGCATTTGGCAAGATTCAGAAGCAGATAAAATGTGAGATGAAAAAATCAAGCTCTTTATCGTCTTCTGATGATGAGTCAGCTGGCAGCTTCGCCTCTGACATATCTAAATCTGATGGCATGGATGATTCTTTTGATGATCCCCTATTGATGAATTCTGTCAcagaaggagagagaaatgcTGATTTCAAAATGGATGATTCTTTCCTTGAAGAAACAGTCTCTGACATATTTGAATCTGATGACCTGGATGAGGAGCTAGAAGATATAACAGAGAACGTGGAATCTGTAAGCAAATCAGACTTGAGCAGTTATGATAGTTCAGAACCAAGGATGGAAGCAGCTACTGATTCACTTTCCCCaaagaaacaacataaaaaacgGGCTtctaagaaaaagataataGCAAAGGGAGGGGCAAAGAAGGTTCCGAAGTTGGCCATCCCAGGGTCTGCAAAGAG GTTGAGGATAAAGGAGAAGGCAGTGCTAACAGATGTGTTCACTAAATATGGATTGAAAACTACTGCGGCTTCAGCGAAAGAGAGTTGA